Proteins encoded in a region of the Gammaproteobacteria bacterium genome:
- a CDS encoding DUF5666 domain-containing protein codes for MNLRVSFNCFVATLLCALLSLPSQAKGPELKFTSLVTAVTQTDQESGTVGISIQGLELPIEVNGDTEIEYLGEEVGIAGISVGDLIKVESFFSDEGIAAEEITVLQTGFQQFRLRGEITALDSVGEAIFFTVTGVEIRADASTLVVPRSNSAIADLSGLQTGDDISVNGRLEEGILQARQIHTGDRQHGDIEFDGILLGISGTSASIEILTGLVLDVEIDGDTSLRGNPTAGDFVEFEGRFNATLNLIAHKIAADRDGDDDVSSDDGNNSDDIELGMEIPLQATNSSLSGKAEIRYRDRSGSIDQKLEVEMEDSAPGVLYSILVYFDGPGIEFGNLTTDQFGEARAEFEVDDNVTGIDLALLLPSGKTVLDISLVEILLGEIVVLEGVFNDQSDVGTGSTQDNTGNGANDDGTTTNTPVDIETSAILSSTGSGVHGEADIRFRNDEGTIDQKFQVEIEDAPAATTYTILVFFGTESVDFGSLVTNSLGEAEAEFEVDDNISDRPLAPLLPEGKSVLDISSVQILQGDTIVAQGSF; via the coding sequence ATGAACTTACGTGTGTCCTTTAACTGTTTCGTAGCCACCCTGCTTTGCGCATTGCTTTCCTTGCCCTCCCAGGCAAAGGGGCCAGAGCTGAAGTTCACCAGCCTGGTGACAGCTGTCACACAAACAGATCAGGAAAGCGGAACGGTTGGGATCAGCATCCAGGGGCTGGAGTTACCTATCGAAGTAAACGGAGATACTGAAATCGAGTACCTGGGAGAAGAGGTAGGTATCGCCGGAATATCGGTCGGGGACCTGATCAAGGTCGAATCCTTCTTTTCGGACGAGGGAATTGCCGCCGAGGAAATTACGGTTCTGCAAACCGGCTTTCAGCAGTTCAGACTTCGCGGTGAGATTACCGCCCTGGACAGTGTGGGAGAGGCAATTTTCTTTACTGTCACAGGTGTCGAAATCCGTGCCGATGCGTCCACCCTGGTAGTGCCGAGGAGCAACTCCGCCATTGCTGACCTGTCCGGGCTGCAGACAGGAGACGACATCAGCGTCAATGGCAGACTTGAAGAAGGTATTTTACAGGCCCGGCAGATTCATACCGGCGATCGCCAGCACGGGGACATCGAATTCGACGGAATCCTGCTGGGAATCTCCGGGACTTCAGCATCGATAGAAATTCTTACCGGACTTGTGCTGGATGTGGAGATAGACGGTGATACCAGCTTGCGCGGAAACCCCACTGCAGGAGATTTCGTCGAATTTGAAGGGCGTTTCAATGCAACATTGAACCTTATTGCCCACAAAATTGCCGCGGACAGGGATGGTGATGACGACGTCTCCAGCGACGACGGTAACAACAGCGACGATATCGAGCTGGGGATGGAAATCCCATTGCAGGCTACCAACTCGTCACTGAGTGGCAAGGCCGAGATCCGTTATCGTGACCGCTCAGGCTCCATAGACCAGAAACTTGAAGTGGAAATGGAAGACTCGGCACCTGGCGTTCTTTATTCCATCCTGGTCTACTTTGATGGGCCAGGCATCGAGTTTGGCAACCTGACCACTGACCAGTTCGGCGAAGCAAGGGCTGAGTTTGAAGTGGATGACAATGTAACCGGGATCGATCTGGCGCTATTGTTACCGTCCGGCAAGACAGTCCTGGATATCAGCCTGGTTGAAATTCTGCTTGGCGAAATTGTAGTTCTTGAGGGAGTTTTTAATGACCAGTCAGATGTCGGCACTGGATCCACTCAGGACAATACTGGCAATGGCGCCAACGATGACGGCACCACGACGAACACGCCCGTCGACATTGAGACAAGCGCGATACTGAGCTCCACTGGAAGCGGTGTACATGGCGAAGCAGACATCCGCTTCAGAAATGACGAAGGGACCATTGATCAGAAATTCCAGGTGGAAATCGAGGATGCCCCGGCGGCAACCACCTACACTATTCTGGTCTTTTTCGGCACCGAATCAGTCGACTTTGGCTCACTGGTGACAAACTCGCTGGGCGAGGCGGAGGCGGAGTTCGAGGTGGATGACAACATCTCCGACCGCCCACTGGCGCCATTGCTGCCCGAGGGAAAGAGTGTACTGGATATCAGTTCGGTGCAGATCCTGCAGGGGGACACAATTGTCGCACAGGGAAGTTTCTAG
- a CDS encoding DUF1302 family protein — protein MIYSSAQPLQRVLAFCALFIPLLAIPSIAVAQADFFSELNVDINESDTGDSPFSILGWVTQELSYSFEQSTPPFSRTERQFSQVETSLYTQIDWRLQESLSFRFSGKVYHDAVYEIKDDTPFSSSERDLHRNRTEVRDFYLEKTFDNGLFLKAGHQVQAWGFAEYLRVTDLINTEDQYTFGQQDLEDLRLQVPALQLSFSWRDWVLDGVVTYHAGFNDLAPARDEFDQFIGLRRDNWLIDRRDPENDSEIFVRASNHYADGDIQIVAGEFNNNQLSFDRISIPESGNPVFHFSQERLQALGMAVNHVAGSWLVFGELGLHRNSPVMPLESQNFIRFDGWQERSRVLTAVGIEYSGFPDTLLSLEVDNIHTRGEVSTLGIERNLTSFGTRLYWTGWNERVQLVSVWNKLADDQGYLGRLSFDYDWSDNWKFGLLWVDYSAKRESIYSAFRNNDMLQLNARFSFQK, from the coding sequence GTGATCTATTCAAGCGCTCAGCCGTTGCAACGAGTTCTGGCTTTTTGTGCCCTGTTTATCCCTTTGCTGGCAATTCCTTCAATCGCAGTTGCTCAAGCAGATTTTTTCTCTGAATTGAATGTGGACATCAATGAATCTGATACCGGGGATTCTCCATTTTCGATTCTGGGCTGGGTAACACAGGAATTGTCCTACAGTTTCGAGCAATCAACACCACCTTTCAGCCGTACAGAGCGCCAGTTTTCTCAGGTCGAGACCAGTCTCTATACTCAGATCGATTGGCGATTGCAGGAATCCTTGAGCTTCCGGTTCAGCGGCAAAGTTTACCATGATGCAGTTTATGAAATTAAAGACGATACGCCATTTTCTTCCTCCGAGCGGGATCTACACCGAAACCGCACCGAGGTAAGAGACTTTTATCTGGAAAAAACGTTCGATAACGGGTTATTCCTGAAAGCTGGACATCAGGTTCAGGCTTGGGGCTTTGCCGAATACCTGCGCGTTACCGATCTAATCAATACGGAAGATCAATACACGTTCGGTCAACAGGATCTTGAAGATCTGCGACTTCAGGTCCCCGCGCTGCAACTGAGTTTTTCCTGGCGGGATTGGGTACTTGATGGGGTAGTTACGTATCACGCCGGTTTCAACGATCTGGCACCTGCCAGGGACGAATTCGACCAGTTTATTGGCCTTCGAAGAGACAATTGGCTGATCGACCGGCGCGACCCGGAAAACGATTCAGAGATATTTGTCCGCGCATCCAATCACTATGCTGATGGTGACATACAAATCGTCGCTGGCGAGTTTAATAACAATCAGTTGAGTTTTGACAGGATCAGCATTCCGGAATCGGGTAATCCGGTCTTTCATTTTTCCCAGGAGCGCTTGCAGGCACTTGGTATGGCAGTAAACCACGTGGCTGGCTCATGGCTGGTGTTTGGTGAGCTTGGACTACACCGCAACAGTCCGGTAATGCCGTTGGAGTCACAGAACTTCATCCGTTTCGATGGCTGGCAGGAACGAAGTCGAGTCCTCACTGCGGTGGGCATTGAGTATAGCGGGTTTCCTGACACGCTGTTGAGCCTCGAAGTAGATAACATTCACACCAGGGGTGAAGTCAGCACACTGGGAATCGAGCGCAATCTCACCAGTTTCGGGACACGTCTGTATTGGACCGGGTGGAATGAGCGGGTGCAATTGGTTTCAGTCTGGAACAAACTGGCTGACGATCAAGGTTATCTGGGCCGGTTGTCATTTGATTATGATTGGTCCGACAACTGGAAATTCGGCCTGCTTTGGGTAGACTACAGTGCCAAACGTGAATCCATTTACTCTGCCTTTCGCAACAATGACATGCTGCAGTTAAATGCCCGCTTCAGCTTTCAAAAATAG
- a CDS encoding outer membrane lipoprotein-sorting protein: MNVYLGAIDNQKNPTLWRLKLFLVLWFLYLTGLIQPLRAAELSAEEIIRRHDSLYQGDTAVIDYHLILIDRRNRQRDRDLRMYYKEYGEDTRTLSRFDSPADIRGTAYLNYDWQDPDADDDSWLYLPSLQRVKRIATSDTSDSFLGSDFTYADINGVEIDWYNYSYFRESEVVDGQDCWVIDIVPRPEFKDKAENGTGYSRLRTWIRKDNYIQQRGQAWELQGNRVKYFNSSEIELVEGIWTIKRMQVITTRNNRQEHASVLQIENISYNVDLGDEIFTTEYMQRSLD; encoded by the coding sequence ATGAACGTATATCTCGGCGCCATTGATAACCAGAAAAATCCGACACTGTGGCGGCTCAAACTCTTCCTGGTGTTGTGGTTTCTTTACCTGACCGGTTTGATCCAGCCATTAAGGGCTGCCGAATTGAGTGCCGAGGAAATCATCAGACGACACGATAGCCTGTATCAGGGTGATACGGCCGTTATCGATTATCATCTGATCCTGATCGATCGACGCAATCGTCAACGGGATCGGGATTTGCGGATGTATTACAAGGAATACGGAGAGGATACCCGCACACTGTCCCGGTTCGACTCACCTGCCGATATTCGCGGCACCGCTTATCTGAATTACGACTGGCAGGATCCCGATGCCGACGATGATTCCTGGCTCTACCTGCCGTCTCTGCAAAGAGTCAAACGTATTGCTACCAGCGACACTTCCGATTCATTTCTTGGCAGTGACTTTACCTACGCCGACATAAACGGCGTGGAGATCGATTGGTATAACTACAGCTACTTCCGAGAAAGCGAAGTGGTAGATGGACAGGATTGTTGGGTCATTGATATTGTTCCCCGGCCCGAATTCAAGGATAAAGCTGAAAATGGCACTGGTTATTCACGCCTGCGCACCTGGATTCGCAAGGACAATTATATTCAACAGCGTGGCCAGGCCTGGGAATTGCAGGGCAATCGCGTCAAGTATTTCAATTCATCGGAAATCGAGCTGGTAGAGGGTATCTGGACCATAAAGCGCATGCAGGTCATTACAACGCGAAACAATCGTCAGGAGCATGCCAGTGTTCTTCAGATCGAAAATATAAGCTACAACGTGGATCTGGGCGACGAGATCTTCACTACTGAATACATGCAACGCAGTCTCGACTGA
- a CDS encoding RNA polymerase sigma factor, with translation MNIRRPADRDDSEHSETRLLRRIVERDQEALEELYVLYYPKLSRFLLRLLGASGQQALPGLINETLFVVWNRADSYNHTSKVSSWVFGIALRIAKKQQSTQFSYETRQQELAQDLEFAGEPWESGLERADLLSKAIQRLSCEQKAVIELTYFNGLHYSEIAEIMGCPENTVKTRMYHARLRLRTLLRELEEAVRSE, from the coding sequence ATGAATATACGCAGACCGGCAGACAGGGACGATTCCGAGCACAGCGAAACAAGATTGCTGCGCCGTATCGTGGAACGGGATCAGGAGGCCCTGGAGGAACTGTATGTTCTCTACTATCCGAAATTGAGCCGTTTCCTGTTACGGCTGTTGGGTGCTTCGGGTCAGCAGGCGTTACCGGGGCTGATCAACGAAACCCTGTTTGTGGTCTGGAATCGGGCCGATTCCTACAATCACACCAGTAAGGTTTCAAGCTGGGTATTCGGAATCGCACTGCGGATTGCAAAGAAGCAACAGTCGACCCAGTTCAGCTATGAAACCAGGCAGCAGGAACTGGCCCAGGACCTTGAGTTTGCTGGTGAGCCTTGGGAATCAGGCCTGGAAAGGGCGGATTTGCTCAGCAAAGCAATCCAACGATTGTCGTGTGAGCAGAAGGCGGTTATTGAGTTAACTTATTTCAATGGACTGCACTACAGTGAGATTGCCGAAATCATGGGCTGTCCAGAGAATACCGTAAAAACCCGCATGTACCACGCGCGCTTGAGATTGCGAACTTTGTTGCGGGAATTGGAAGAAGCGGTCAGGTCGGAGTAA
- a CDS encoding TorF family putative porin, translating to MKRKSTSQLIAFISSLPVVLMTSSSLMASEVHASVSLTSSYYWRGYSKSDNRPSGQVNLDFSDFSNESGYFLGSWFSSIDFGSAGPESDAAAEMTVYGGWSQSLSDDVSLDLQLSYYVFDGDLFGENADYSELYLFLRYRDLLTAELAYAPDAYSSGSSTMNGQLTYRYPLHALVDFSAGAGYFAARDVFDYDYAYWHAGLSLKTSRYSFDLRYFGSRETNEKPYYAPYYSTPLRYGRRELPFRSSAVVITLSAGFSAGR from the coding sequence ATGAAAAGAAAATCCACCAGCCAGTTAATTGCGTTCATTTCCTCCTTGCCAGTGGTACTGATGACTTCTTCCAGCCTTATGGCGTCCGAGGTTCATGCCAGTGTATCGCTGACATCCAGCTACTACTGGCGGGGATACTCGAAATCAGACAATCGGCCCTCGGGGCAGGTTAACCTCGATTTTTCCGATTTTTCGAATGAGTCCGGCTATTTCCTTGGCAGTTGGTTTTCAAGTATAGATTTTGGTAGTGCTGGACCCGAATCCGACGCGGCGGCGGAAATGACAGTCTACGGCGGCTGGAGTCAGTCACTCTCTGACGATGTCTCTCTTGATCTGCAACTGTCCTACTATGTCTTTGATGGTGACCTGTTCGGCGAGAATGCCGACTACAGTGAGCTCTACCTGTTTCTGCGCTACCGTGATCTGCTGACAGCCGAACTGGCCTATGCGCCGGACGCCTATTCGTCGGGCTCGTCAACGATGAACGGGCAGTTGACCTATCGTTATCCGCTGCATGCCCTGGTCGATTTTTCGGCAGGGGCAGGTTATTTCGCGGCCAGAGACGTTTTTGACTATGACTATGCCTATTGGCATGCCGGGCTGAGCCTGAAAACCAGCCGCTATTCTTTTGATCTGCGGTATTTTGGTTCCCGGGAAACCAATGAAAAGCCCTACTATGCCCCCTATTATTCAACTCCTTTGCGATATGGGCGGCGCGAACTGCCGTTCAGGAGCTCTGCAGTCGTTATTACCCTGAGCGCCGGTTTTTCGGCAGGGCGGTAG
- a CDS encoding S8 family serine peptidase — protein sequence MFLIRNLCHCLTLLLLCAGLAAGTVLGAEQSGPGQTEALFSGRAEDAEKIILVLHRGRPGSNMASGSRMNMYRSRGYSRDATWNQRVAREIASRHGLTYLTDWWMSEIDINCAVLQIQEGESADEVIADLLSDPEVVTAQRLGVFSTLSAPPNDPYFELQSSARYFDLPLMHSRTTGKGILIAVVDTGIEKDHPDLAGQIAFSENFVEDVSPGYSQDMHGTAVAGVIAAHVNNDTGIAGMAPGAKIAGLKACWPRAEGKLEAICNSFTLALAINRAMADEVDIINLSLSGPYDRIVEMLIEEALSKDIVVIAATKEDDSSASVSFPASMLGVIAVTSKGSDSWRQSDQPVFAPGTNVLTTLPNNSYNFVSGTSLGAAQIAGYAALLLQENPGLSGDDIHHRLIDVNNGNLGKEVKSYGSEVPDQFPSL from the coding sequence ATGTTCCTGATACGTAACTTGTGCCATTGTTTAACCCTGCTGTTGCTTTGCGCAGGCCTGGCGGCGGGCACGGTTCTCGGTGCCGAACAATCCGGCCCAGGGCAGACAGAAGCGCTTTTTTCAGGGCGCGCAGAGGATGCCGAAAAGATTATTCTGGTGCTTCACCGGGGGAGGCCGGGCAGTAATATGGCGTCTGGTTCCAGGATGAATATGTACCGGTCTCGAGGATACAGTAGAGATGCCACCTGGAATCAGCGTGTCGCCAGGGAGATAGCCAGCAGGCACGGACTCACCTATCTGACTGACTGGTGGATGTCGGAGATAGATATCAATTGTGCCGTATTGCAGATCCAGGAGGGTGAATCAGCTGATGAGGTGATCGCCGATTTGTTGAGCGACCCCGAAGTGGTGACGGCGCAACGGCTGGGGGTCTTTTCAACTCTCTCTGCGCCGCCCAATGATCCCTACTTTGAGCTTCAATCCTCAGCCAGGTATTTCGATCTTCCGTTGATGCATTCACGCACGACCGGCAAAGGTATCCTGATCGCAGTCGTGGACACAGGGATTGAAAAAGACCATCCGGACCTGGCTGGTCAGATCGCCTTCAGTGAAAACTTTGTGGAAGATGTTTCTCCTGGGTATTCACAAGATATGCACGGTACTGCGGTTGCCGGAGTCATCGCCGCTCATGTTAACAACGATACCGGCATTGCGGGTATGGCGCCCGGAGCCAAGATAGCCGGCTTGAAGGCGTGTTGGCCTCGTGCTGAAGGCAAGCTTGAAGCGATATGCAACAGTTTTACCCTGGCCCTGGCGATTAATCGAGCGATGGCGGACGAGGTGGACATTATCAATTTAAGTCTGAGCGGTCCTTACGACAGAATTGTTGAAATGTTGATCGAAGAGGCGTTGAGCAAAGATATTGTGGTAATAGCGGCCACAAAGGAAGATGACAGTTCTGCCTCCGTATCGTTTCCGGCATCAATGCTTGGCGTGATAGCGGTCACCAGCAAAGGATCTGATTCCTGGCGCCAGTCAGATCAGCCTGTTTTTGCTCCCGGCACCAACGTGCTTACCACGCTGCCAAACAACAGCTACAACTTTGTTTCGGGCACGTCCCTTGGTGCTGCACAGATTGCTGGTTACGCAGCCCTTCTTTTGCAGGAGAACCCCGGCCTCAGTGGTGACGATATTCACCATCGGCTTATAGATGTCAACAATGGCAACCTCGGGAAGGAAGTAAAGTCTTACGGTAGCGAAGTTCCTGACCAGTTCCCTTCCTTATAA
- a CDS encoding MMPL family transporter, protein MAVWIAAFIDSWADIVVARRRLIIVCSAFFVCLFVFTGPPVPYDNTRERFFLIDDPTLEDFDQLVELFGDQEYLVVGVEQLTPGLDIFNPESLSVISTIAGFLDSHRFVSQTSSILSYQYTRASEDNLATELLIKDAKALAEADDPIRWEELRSIVASEHLAIGSLLSQDLRHARISARVEYRSDTADHKVILVQELFEFLERTKLESERIDLHISGTPLVNERIETIIRQDLEVLLPIMGILMLLMLYLNFRDPVAVVVPGVVIAGGVLAVNELQGYLGFPHSVIDQILLPTMVIIGVGMTVHVLVHFQFNRLKNQDSLSAARQSILRLWKPTIITATTTSAGFLALSVIRISPIREFAFLGAAGPLILFLVSLTILPALLSIVPPSSGRALDMISSGLMTRITDSLPEFTLRHRNSILLGGLLSLVFAIYAIPKLQFDTNYLSQLKPDNPVRQDIEYLDRIFRGMDSLEIVVDSGVADGTKNPAFLQEVDAIQEWLMRLDSTGKIISLVDYLKQLNQVLNNNDPAYYRIPATREQVAQFLLLYTTSGDTGDLSDIMDFGSRFLRLTVPVVSMTASESRQEFQLINSHLQTEHAGVNPILSGGLTLSTARDIYATEGMIRSFGTAVLVISALFLLFFKSFKYGTIAIVASVLPILLAGGLAGLLGVYLNLNTMLIAAMTMGIAVDDSVHVISRYLTAKSAGLTTQQSIARTMRESGRAVIFSSIILAAGFSVFYLASFTTVNHVGIFASIIMVLALLGDLLLLPAVLYLVDGEGADNVHSHL, encoded by the coding sequence GTGGCAGTCTGGATCGCAGCCTTCATAGATTCCTGGGCTGATATAGTAGTAGCACGGCGAAGGCTGATCATTGTCTGTTCGGCTTTTTTCGTTTGCCTTTTTGTCTTTACCGGTCCACCTGTTCCCTATGACAATACCAGGGAACGCTTTTTTCTGATTGACGATCCAACGCTTGAAGATTTCGATCAGTTGGTTGAGCTTTTTGGCGATCAGGAGTATCTGGTTGTCGGCGTCGAGCAATTGACCCCTGGTTTAGATATATTCAATCCGGAATCGTTGAGTGTTATTTCGACGATAGCTGGTTTTCTGGACTCTCATCGCTTTGTTTCGCAGACCAGTTCAATCCTGTCCTACCAGTACACACGCGCTAGCGAAGACAACCTGGCAACAGAACTGCTGATCAAAGACGCAAAAGCTCTGGCAGAGGCGGATGACCCGATTCGCTGGGAAGAATTGAGATCAATAGTCGCTTCGGAACACCTGGCTATAGGATCACTTCTCAGCCAGGATCTTCGCCATGCCAGAATATCGGCCAGGGTCGAATATCGTAGTGATACCGCAGATCATAAAGTAATTCTTGTTCAGGAACTGTTCGAATTTCTTGAACGGACGAAGCTTGAAAGCGAAAGGATAGACCTACATATATCCGGAACTCCACTTGTCAACGAGCGCATTGAAACTATTATTCGCCAGGATCTGGAGGTCCTGTTGCCGATTATGGGCATCTTGATGTTGCTGATGCTTTACCTGAACTTTCGCGACCCTGTGGCAGTTGTGGTGCCTGGCGTTGTCATCGCCGGTGGTGTGCTGGCGGTGAACGAACTTCAGGGTTACCTGGGATTTCCCCACTCGGTAATTGACCAGATATTGTTACCTACCATGGTAATAATCGGCGTGGGAATGACCGTGCACGTGTTGGTGCATTTTCAATTTAATCGGCTGAAGAATCAGGATAGCCTGTCGGCTGCAAGGCAATCAATACTCCGCCTCTGGAAGCCGACGATAATAACCGCTACCACAACTTCAGCAGGATTTCTGGCGCTGTCTGTAATCAGGATCAGCCCGATTAGGGAGTTCGCTTTTCTTGGAGCCGCAGGGCCACTCATATTGTTCCTGGTCTCGTTAACGATATTGCCGGCTTTACTGAGCATCGTCCCTCCATCGTCAGGCAGAGCACTCGATATGATTTCCAGTGGCCTTATGACCCGGATCACTGATTCATTGCCAGAGTTTACGCTGAGGCATAGAAACAGCATTTTGCTCGGCGGTCTGTTGAGTCTGGTATTTGCCATTTACGCAATTCCAAAGCTACAGTTTGATACCAACTATCTGAGTCAATTGAAGCCGGATAATCCAGTCAGGCAGGACATCGAATATCTGGACAGGATATTTCGTGGTATGGATTCACTGGAAATAGTCGTCGATTCCGGGGTCGCTGACGGAACTAAGAATCCTGCCTTTTTGCAGGAGGTTGACGCTATCCAGGAATGGTTGATGCGCCTCGATTCAACCGGCAAAATAATTTCCCTGGTTGACTACCTGAAGCAACTGAATCAGGTATTGAACAACAATGACCCGGCTTACTACCGTATACCCGCCACCCGGGAGCAGGTTGCTCAGTTTCTACTTCTTTACACCACGTCAGGGGATACTGGCGATTTGTCCGATATCATGGACTTCGGCAGTCGCTTTCTCCGCCTGACTGTGCCGGTGGTAAGTATGACAGCATCAGAGTCTCGCCAGGAATTCCAGCTAATTAATTCTCACCTGCAAACTGAACATGCAGGCGTCAACCCCATACTTTCCGGTGGGTTGACACTGAGCACTGCACGTGACATCTATGCGACTGAAGGGATGATCCGCTCCTTCGGTACCGCTGTACTGGTCATCAGTGCGCTGTTTCTGCTGTTTTTCAAGTCATTTAAATACGGAACAATAGCCATTGTCGCCAGCGTGTTGCCGATACTGTTGGCTGGTGGGCTGGCCGGGCTTCTGGGCGTCTACCTGAATCTTAATACAATGCTTATAGCAGCCATGACAATGGGCATCGCCGTGGATGACTCCGTCCACGTCATCAGTCGCTATCTGACCGCAAAATCCGCTGGCCTGACGACACAACAGTCAATCGCTAGAACTATGCGGGAATCCGGAAGAGCGGTTATATTCAGTTCGATTATTCTGGCCGCAGGATTCAGCGTCTTCTACCTCGCCTCGTTCACGACAGTTAATCATGTCGGGATTTTTGCTTCTATCATAATGGTGCTTGCGTTGTTGGGGGACTTGTTACTGCTGCCGGCGGTTCTGTATCTGGTCGATGGTGAGGGGGCTGACAATGTACACTCTCATTTGTGA
- a CDS encoding GNAT family N-acyltransferase — protein sequence MYCHLAETVDDVRASQALRYKVFARELGASLDSMEDGLDRDNLDEFCYHLLVKDADNGAVIASTRLLMGESAVHAGGFYSENGFQMASFYDLPGRSAEVGRTCVDPDYRQGPAIVELWSGLSRFVIDYKIDYFFGSASIGVSDGGMIAKVIMDKIRQTSMADDRWKVIPKIPLPQLPPNANEIVSAPLPPLLKAYFRLGAKACGEPCYDADFKCADILVLVDMANVNTRYVRYFLGRDSVHTRS from the coding sequence ATGTATTGTCACCTGGCCGAGACTGTTGATGATGTTCGTGCCTCTCAGGCACTGCGTTACAAGGTTTTTGCACGCGAGTTAGGCGCCTCCCTCGACAGCATGGAGGACGGTCTTGACCGTGACAACCTCGACGAATTTTGCTATCACCTGTTAGTGAAGGATGCCGACAACGGCGCTGTTATTGCTTCCACTCGGTTATTGATGGGCGAGTCGGCGGTACATGCCGGAGGCTTTTACTCAGAAAATGGATTTCAAATGGCCTCGTTTTATGACCTTCCCGGTCGCTCTGCGGAAGTGGGAAGGACCTGTGTTGACCCGGATTATAGACAGGGACCGGCAATCGTCGAGCTCTGGTCGGGATTGTCCAGGTTTGTTATTGACTATAAGATTGATTATTTTTTTGGCAGTGCGAGCATTGGAGTAAGCGATGGGGGTATGATTGCAAAGGTGATAATGGATAAGATCCGGCAAACTAGCATGGCGGATGACCGCTGGAAAGTCATTCCAAAAATCCCGCTTCCACAGCTCCCTCCTAACGCAAACGAAATTGTCAGTGCCCCTTTGCCTCCATTGCTGAAAGCCTATTTCAGGCTTGGCGCGAAAGCCTGTGGTGAGCCCTGTTACGACGCAGATTTTAAATGCGCCGATATTCTTGTGCTGGTGGATATGGCAAACGTGAATACCAGGTATGTAAGGTATTTTCTAGGCAGAGATAGCGTGCACACCAGGAGTTAG
- a CDS encoding zf-HC2 domain-containing protein has product MSEIFDTPGQDLEHEELCQLIPWFVNGTLAESEHRRVQEHLVNCLVCRSDLKLHRDVARVVVEEDVDSESLSYNLARLTQRIAAAPDSQAPEEEVKVSSSLLFRISPFGRPVRPTAMAMVAGFTLVAAGLSAYWQANDQSNPYTSQEYRTLSSPGSVSAASQGELFIAFERGIADAAMLDLFLEHGLEPVSRSEDQRLWRVRLLAGDSAYEEVSLAVDSLRANESVLFVERVISEQ; this is encoded by the coding sequence ATGTCAGAAATTTTCGATACGCCAGGCCAGGATCTGGAGCACGAAGAGCTATGCCAGCTGATCCCCTGGTTTGTTAATGGCACCCTGGCAGAAAGTGAGCACAGGCGCGTTCAGGAACACCTTGTAAACTGTCTTGTGTGCAGAAGTGATCTGAAGCTGCACCGGGATGTTGCCCGGGTGGTTGTCGAAGAAGATGTAGACAGCGAGTCTCTGAGTTACAACCTCGCCAGGCTGACTCAACGGATAGCGGCAGCTCCAGATTCGCAAGCCCCGGAAGAGGAGGTTAAAGTCAGCAGCTCCCTGCTGTTTCGAATTTCACCATTCGGAAGGCCAGTTCGCCCAACCGCAATGGCGATGGTTGCAGGTTTTACCCTGGTTGCAGCAGGGCTGAGTGCGTATTGGCAAGCCAACGATCAATCCAATCCCTATACGTCTCAGGAGTACAGAACACTGAGTTCGCCAGGTTCCGTCTCTGCCGCATCTCAAGGGGAGCTCTTTATTGCTTTCGAACGAGGCATTGCCGATGCTGCAATGTTGGATTTATTTCTGGAGCATGGGCTGGAGCCGGTATCCAGGTCGGAAGATCAAAGACTTTGGCGTGTGCGCCTTCTTGCAGGTGATAGTGCTTATGAAGAGGTATCGCTGGCGGTGGACTCTTTGCGGGCCAATGAGAGTGTTCTGTTCGTCGAGAGAGTGATATCCGAGCAATGA